One Phocaeicola dorei genomic region harbors:
- a CDS encoding AAA family ATPase: MQNTQIDPLNHEQQLAYELVANTNSSFFLTGRAGSGKTTFLHNVQKLVGKQFITLAPTGVAAILAGGDTIHSFFGLPMEICTPGTCGKMNEAKILTLIHADSIIIDEVSMVKCDVMDAIDYTMRKALRNNTPFGGKQMIFVGDMFQLPPVVRQGPEKDLLKDLYHTEDFFFYKSNAIKRMRLVKIEFQKVYRQDDAHFLHILENVRMNKVTPEDITHLNDRVRVPNEEDGAVITLASINKTADKINLQRLEEIEAEEFVYEGTVDGTFEEKRFPVELKLRLKVGAQVMFTRNDLQKRWANGTLGKVTKLTKDEISVTLNNGETYVVPCCSWESYSYDYNKEERKMKKELTGTFTQYPLKLAWAITIHKSQGMTFDKLSLDLSRGMFAAGQLYVALSRVRTLEGLYLSKNIIPQYAHTSREVLTYASEYNNEQQIDNEIESGKAVYSALQQNDYDEAAKQYLMLVTKKAENGDFKEAMQQAKRFLDILVCDEHLYGLIEDIPENLLHTSHWAPKFIAALLSLYAQKYKDALILIGEVLERHQCAEALYIKSRALAKLERYTEADDTNCQLANVFEMATPDAKVLFMIAILNEMHIGDPGLDLMRKLVEARPKYDLGILALRTLMQRHGLQLDKLSDNNCELVDLFNSDATEEEFLAELKVCREKAPKAITYLIRRIKKQVFNEEQPVDE; this comes from the coding sequence ATGCAGAATACCCAGATAGACCCACTGAATCACGAACAGCAACTTGCGTATGAACTTGTTGCCAACACAAATTCCAGTTTCTTCCTAACGGGACGTGCTGGTAGTGGTAAGACAACCTTCCTCCACAACGTTCAGAAGTTGGTTGGGAAGCAGTTCATCACTCTTGCCCCAACAGGTGTAGCAGCCATCCTTGCCGGGGGTGACACCATTCACTCTTTTTTCGGTCTTCCGATGGAGATTTGTACTCCTGGAACATGCGGAAAGATGAACGAGGCAAAAATCCTCACTCTTATCCATGCAGATAGCATCATCATTGACGAGGTATCAATGGTAAAATGTGATGTGATGGATGCTATCGACTATACCATGCGCAAGGCTCTCAGAAACAACACTCCATTCGGAGGCAAGCAAATGATTTTTGTTGGCGACATGTTCCAGTTGCCTCCTGTCGTAAGGCAAGGACCAGAAAAAGATCTGTTGAAAGACTTGTATCACACGGAAGACTTCTTCTTTTATAAGTCGAATGCCATTAAGCGCATGCGACTCGTAAAGATTGAGTTTCAGAAGGTGTATCGTCAGGATGATGCACACTTTCTTCACATTTTGGAGAATGTGCGCATGAATAAGGTAACTCCAGAGGACATCACGCATCTTAATGATCGCGTACGCGTGCCAAATGAGGAAGACGGTGCTGTCATCACCTTAGCTTCCATCAACAAGACTGCTGACAAGATTAACCTTCAGCGACTGGAGGAGATTGAAGCAGAGGAGTTCGTGTACGAAGGTACTGTTGACGGAACTTTCGAGGAGAAACGTTTTCCTGTAGAACTGAAACTTCGCTTGAAAGTTGGTGCACAGGTGATGTTCACACGCAACGATCTGCAAAAACGTTGGGCAAACGGTACGCTCGGAAAGGTGACCAAACTCACCAAGGACGAGATAAGCGTCACGCTCAACAATGGCGAGACGTATGTTGTGCCTTGCTGCTCTTGGGAATCGTATAGCTACGACTATAACAAGGAAGAACGTAAGATGAAGAAGGAGTTGACAGGTACCTTCACCCAATATCCTCTGAAACTGGCATGGGCAATTACAATACACAAGAGCCAGGGCATGACTTTCGACAAGCTTTCGCTTGATCTGAGCCGAGGGATGTTCGCAGCTGGCCAACTCTATGTGGCACTCAGCCGTGTACGTACACTGGAAGGTCTTTATCTCTCAAAAAACATTATTCCTCAGTATGCTCACACTAGCCGTGAAGTCCTTACTTACGCAAGCGAGTACAATAACGAACAGCAGATCGATAACGAGATTGAGAGCGGAAAGGCAGTTTATAGTGCTCTTCAGCAGAATGACTACGACGAAGCAGCAAAGCAGTATCTGATGCTCGTGACAAAGAAAGCTGAGAATGGCGACTTCAAGGAGGCGATGCAGCAGGCAAAACGTTTCCTGGACATACTAGTATGTGACGAGCATCTGTATGGTTTGATAGAGGACATTCCGGAAAATCTTCTTCATACGAGCCATTGGGCTCCGAAGTTCATTGCAGCCTTGCTGAGTCTTTACGCTCAGAAGTACAAGGATGCCTTGATTCTTATCGGCGAGGTTCTTGAAAGACATCAATGTGCAGAGGCACTATACATTAAATCGCGTGCCTTGGCAAAACTTGAACGCTACACAGAAGCAGACGATACCAACTGCCAGTTGGCGAATGTGTTTGAAATGGCAACACCTGATGCAAAGGTTCTTTTCATGATTGCCATACTCAATGAGATGCACATAGGAGACCCTGGACTTGACCTTATGCGAAAGTTGGTGGAAGCACGACCAAAGTACGACCTCGGCATCCTCGCCTTGCGCACATTGATGCAGAGACATGGTTTACAACTCGACAAGTTGTCGGACAATAACTGTGAGTTAGTGGACCTTTTCAATTCTGATGCTACAGAAGAGGAATTCCTTGCCGAACTGAAGGTGTGCCGCGAGAAAGCACCTAAAGCAATTACTTACCTGATTCGTCGAATCAAGAAGCAGGTATTCAACGAAGAGCAACCCGTCGATGAGTGA
- a CDS encoding RNA-binding domain-containing protein, with amino-acid sequence MNEIDIIQQIKSGEVSKMQFKERLLDSYDIGCELVAFSNVRGGTLVVGVKDKTGSLNPLSYLEVQETTNTLSNIASENVVPAILVDVETISVDGGSLVVAHIKEGVNKPYHDNRGIVWVKNGADKRKVFDNAELAEMMTDCGSFSPDEAGVRDATIKDLDENTIKNFLSNKFEKALVRKGWVGDALREASLNTVCSAIASGHDGEKLLRNLRFIRPDGKITVAAMLLFGKYTQRWLPAMTAKCICFVGNNLGGTQFRDKVNDADIEGNLLHQFETIMDFFNRNLRHIQVGHEFNSQGALEIPYISLVEFTVNALVHRSLNATAPIRIFIFDDRVEIHSPGTLPNGLTIDDIVVGTSMPRNMFLFTNAIHLLPYTGAGSGMLRALSEDMNVSFNNNDRTNEFVITINRPRGNQVSKGSDQVGENSNQATEESNQVNGNLVTKLGHSDTNLDTNSDTFNTDSDTKLRHSDTDLDSDSDTFNADSDTKRPKITNKQKDIVNFCSVPRSSKEILERAGVTYHSKNIQTYIMALVEAGYLEMTNPEHPNASNQKYRRNKK; translated from the coding sequence ATGAATGAAATAGATATTATCCAACAGATAAAGTCTGGCGAGGTCAGTAAGATGCAGTTCAAAGAACGGCTCCTTGACAGCTACGACATCGGCTGCGAATTGGTGGCATTCAGCAATGTACGTGGTGGAACATTGGTCGTTGGTGTGAAGGACAAAACCGGCAGTCTCAATCCTTTGTCATATCTGGAAGTACAGGAAACCACGAACACACTTAGCAACATCGCATCAGAGAATGTTGTTCCTGCCATCCTTGTTGATGTAGAAACTATTTCCGTGGATGGCGGAAGCCTTGTTGTGGCTCATATTAAAGAAGGGGTGAATAAGCCTTACCACGACAATCGGGGTATTGTGTGGGTGAAGAACGGTGCCGACAAGCGCAAGGTGTTCGATAATGCCGAACTTGCCGAGATGATGACCGACTGCGGCAGTTTCTCGCCTGATGAAGCTGGGGTTCGGGATGCTACGATTAAGGACTTGGACGAGAATACCATCAAAAATTTCCTAAGCAACAAGTTTGAAAAAGCATTGGTGAGAAAGGGTTGGGTAGGCGATGCTTTACGTGAAGCCTCTTTAAATACTGTCTGCTCTGCAATTGCCAGTGGGCACGATGGGGAGAAACTGCTGCGTAATCTACGTTTCATCCGGCCCGATGGAAAAATTACAGTGGCTGCAATGTTACTGTTTGGCAAGTACACCCAGCGTTGGCTTCCAGCCATGACAGCAAAGTGTATCTGCTTTGTGGGCAACAATCTTGGCGGTACACAGTTCCGCGATAAGGTGAATGATGCCGACATTGAGGGTAATCTGCTTCATCAGTTTGAAACCATTATGGATTTCTTCAACCGAAACTTACGTCATATACAAGTCGGGCATGAGTTTAACTCGCAAGGAGCATTGGAGATTCCATACATCAGCCTTGTTGAATTTACCGTAAATGCTTTAGTGCATCGCTCACTGAATGCGACTGCTCCTATCCGCATCTTCATTTTTGATGATAGGGTGGAGATACACAGTCCCGGAACTCTTCCCAATGGGCTTACCATAGATGACATTGTTGTGGGAACTTCCATGCCACGCAATATGTTCCTCTTCACAAATGCCATCCACTTGCTTCCCTACACAGGAGCAGGTAGCGGTATGCTTCGTGCCTTATCTGAGGATATGAATGTTTCGTTCAACAACAATGACAGGACTAATGAGTTCGTGATTACGATAAATAGGCCAAGAGGTAACCAAGTTAGCAAAGGAAGTGACCAAGTTGGCGAAAATAGTAACCAAGCAACCGAAGAAAGTAACCAAGTAAATGGCAACTTAGTTACTAAACTTGGACACTCTGACACCAACTTAGATACCAACTCTGACACTTTTAATACAGACTCTGACACTAAACTTAGACACTCTGACACTGACTTAGATTCCGACTCTGACACTTTCAATGCCGACTCTGACACTAAACGTCCTAAAATAACAAATAAGCAGAAGGATATAGTAAACTTTTGTAGTGTACCACGTAGCAGCAAGGAAATTCTCGAAAGAGCGGGTGTGACATATCATAGCAAGAACATACAGACATACATCATGGCCCTTGTCGAAGCTGGCTATCTTGAAATGACCAATCCTGAGCACCCTAATGCCAGCAATCAAAAATATAGGAGAAATAAAAAATAG
- a CDS encoding helix-turn-helix transcriptional regulator → MEKEMINRLKIVLAEEQKSSKWLAEQLGKDRATVSKWVTNTMQPDARNLLRIAEALNIDAGRLLNQKHLKK, encoded by the coding sequence ATGGAAAAAGAAATGATTAACAGGCTGAAGATTGTGCTTGCTGAAGAACAAAAAAGTAGTAAGTGGCTGGCAGAGCAATTAGGAAAAGACAGGGCTACTGTCTCCAAATGGGTGACGAATACCATGCAGCCTGACGCAAGAAACCTCCTGCGAATAGCAGAAGCTTTGAATATTGATGCAGGTAGACTACTCAACCAAAAACATTTGAAAAAATGA